Genomic segment of Sinorhizobium meliloti:
CGATACGCGGTTGTCGAGCCGCATCCGGTAGCCGACGGTTTCGCCGACCTTCTCCCCCAGAAGTTCGGCCATGCGTCCGGCCGCGGCCCGCGCTGCGAGCCGCCGCGGTTCGAGCAGAATGATCTTGCCGTCGCCGCGCCAGGGCTGGTCGAGCAGAAAAAGCGGCACCAGCGTCGTCTTGCCGGCGCCGGGAGGAGCCGACAGCACGACCGATCCCGACGAAGCGAGCGCGTCGCCAAGGCCGGGCAGGATCTCGCGGATAGGCAGGGTCGGAAGCGCGCGCATCACGCCTGCTCCTCCATTCCGATTTCGATCACGCGGCCGCCGGCGGCTTCCGCGTCGGCACTGTCGTGGGTCACCAGGATGGTGGGCAGCCCGGCCGCCCTCGCCTTGGAAAAGACAAGCTCACGCGTCTGCTGCCTGAGCGCCGCGTCGAGATTGGAGAAAGGTTCGTCGAGAAGCAGGAATCGTGGCGCGGAAACGAGTACCCTTTGCAGCGCCACGCGTGCCTTCTGGCCGCCGGAGAGCGTGTCCGGGTCGCGGTCGAAGAAGCCGGTAAGGCCCACCTCGTCGAGGGCTGCATCGGCCAGCCGGCGGCGTGCGGCTCGTCCTTTGACAGCCGGCGCTATGGCGAAGACGATGTTGCCGCCGACCGATAGATGGGGAAAGAGCAGCGGATCCTGAAACAGAATGCCCGCGTGGCGCCGGTTGGCGGGAACCGCCGTCAGGTCCTTGCCGTCGATCAGGATGCGGCCGCTCACATCGAATGCCGCATCGAGAAAGCCTCCCGCAAAGGCGAGCAGGGTCGACTTGCCGGAGCCGGACGGCCCCATGATCGTCAGCACCTCGCCCGGCGCGACGGACGCCGATACGGCGAGCAGGG
This window contains:
- a CDS encoding ATP-binding cassette domain-containing protein, whose translation is MQENAGSNSPIKTGCLTLSEVTIGLGGRALLAVSASVAPGEVLTIMGPSGSGKSTLLAFAGGFLDAAFDVSGRILIDGKDLTAVPANRRHAGILFQDPLLFPHLSVGGNIVFAIAPAVKGRAARRRLADAALDEVGLTGFFDRDPDTLSGGQKARVALQRVLVSAPRFLLLDEPFSNLDAALRQQTRELVFSKARAAGLPTILVTHDSADAEAAGGRVIEIGMEEQA